The sequence below is a genomic window from Felis catus isolate Fca126 chromosome A2, F.catus_Fca126_mat1.0, whole genome shotgun sequence.
CACTCGGGACCTGAAGTCTTCACAGCTTGTCACCCACCTTCACCGTGTGGTCTCAGAGCTGCTACAGGGTGGTACCTCCAGGAAGCCGTCGGACCCAGCTCCCAAAGCCATGGACTTCAAGGAGAAACCCAGCTCCCTAGCCAAAGGCTCCGAAGGCCCTGGGAAAAACTGTGTGCCGGTCATCCAGCGGACTTTTGCTCACTCGAGTGGGGAGCAGAGTGGCAGTGACACGGACACAGACAGTGGCTACGGAGGAGAGTCCGAGAAGAGTGACTTACGTGGTGAGCAGCCGTACTTCAAAAGTGATCACGGACGTAGGTTCACCATGGGAGAAAGGATCGGTGTTATTAAGCAAGAATCTGAAGAACCACCAACGAAAAAGAGCAGAATGCAGCTGTCAGATGATGAAGGCCATTTCACTGGCAGTGACCTGATCAGCTCCCCGTTCCTGGGCCCGCACCCACACCAACCTcccttctgtctgcccttctATCTGATCCCGCCGTCCGCAACCGCCTACTTACCCATGCTGGAGAAGTGCTGGTATCCCACCTCCGTCCCAGTGTTGTACCCAGGCCTCAACGCCTCTGCTGCAGCCCTCACCAGCTTCATGAACCCAGACAAGATCTCAGCCCCCTTGCTCATGCCCCAGAGACTCCCTTCTCCCTTGCCAGCCCATCCAGCCATCGACTCTTCTGCCCTGCTCCAGGCTTTGAAGCAGATCCCCCCTTTAAACTTAGAAACCAAAGACTAAGGGACCCTGCCACTCTGCTCTCTTTCCTCCCtacttcacccccccccccaaagtgtGACTGCAGCAAGATTGTTCTAGTGTGTATGCTGAGATAATCTGAGGCATGGAGAGAAGatttggggtgcatgtgtgtgcacatgcacgcgtGTGCATTGGTGGGTTGGTATAGAACATTAAAGCTCCTTTTGGCATAGGGAAGATATGAAGGATTGCCTGACATCAGGAGATATAGGGGGGATTGTAGCAGACCTCTGGACTTTCCCCCACCCAGAAAATAGCCCCCTCCGATAACATACAAATCAGCTGGATATTCAaaagcttcagactcttggtCTGTGAGTCAGTCTTCATTTTGGGAGCTGGGTCTGTGGCTTTGAGAAAAAGGTACTTTCAAAAGAGGGCTTTCCAGAGCGCAGTTCCCAGCCAGCTCTTATGACCCCACCCTTCTCCCTTTTATTGTTGCCGTGACTCACCAAATGGGGAGAGGGCAGCCACACTGAGCTTTCTGCTAAGCGGTGAGGTAGCAGACACTGGCATAGCACGGTAGTGGTTTGGGGAGATTTCTACaggtctgccccccacccctgcctctgatGAATAAAGAGAATGTAGTTCCCTACTCAGGCTTTCGCAGTGATTAGCTTAATAAGGAACTGAAAAGGGCCCCCTGATAAAGCTGAGCTgccagggaaagagggaggagtcCCTGGGGCCTCTGGCACCTGTTTCTAGGTCTCACCTAGAAAACAATCTCGCTGTCTGGAGAACCAAAGCAGGGTCTGAGAGACGCAGGTGCCTAAGTTCCAGTACCCCCAAAATGCATAAAGCCAAGTAACAAACTGCTACCTTCAACAAGCAGAGCTAGATTCGGGTTTCAGTTCTATCCTTAAAACTGCTTTTCACCAAGCTTAGCTTAAAGGCCTAACCAGCTCTCGGCACAGCAAGATCCTTTCTGCAGGCTAATTCCCCTCACCGACGGCATAGGGAGCGTCCTTATTGCTAAAAAGGATTCTGCCTCCttcaaagaagttttatttttggtCCAGAGTACTTGTTTTCTGACTTGTCCGGCTAGCCCTGCACCAGCTTTTCAAAATGCACTATGCTTGATCGCCGATCgtgttttaactttttcttttcctgtttttattttggtataaagTCATTGCCTTTATTTGTAAaactgttataaatatatattatataaatatattgaaaggaaaatgtttcagatgtttatttgtataattaCTTGATCtacaaagtgagaaaaatgaaTGTATCCCTGTTTTTGAagagaagaataatttttttctctagggAGAGGTACAGTGTTTATATTTTGGAACCTTCCTGAAGGTgtgaaattgtaaatatttttatctatgaGTCAATGTTAAgtagttgttttaaaatacttaataaaataatccTTTTCCTGTGGAAGAGAAAGATGGTCttttgcatctttaaaaatagCTCAGTCGTGTGATATGGctgtctcctgccctcccctttTGGCTGTAGGCAACAACTACTTAATCTTGGCATCATTTCATTCAGCTTTTAATGTGCCTCGTATTCAATCAGACAGAATAAACTTGGTCAATTTCGTaggtaaatatttaatttgttttttttaactaaccCTTGTTAGAGGTTCATAGTCACCCTGTGCCTCCTTTCAgagttaagcaaaaaaaaaagtacattgtcccccaccccagcctgttTTTGACACGGTCCTTAAGAACTTGACAGAAAATCAAAATGTGGGATGGTTGGGCCTTAGGGTCTGGGGAGCTTGCTAGAGGGGGAGGCACATGGAGAAAAGATTTAATGGATTATTATGCAATAATAATTGGTGCTGGGGATAGTACCTCTGCCAAGCCAGTCTAACTTTTTTGAGTCTAGCAATGTCTAATGGATTTGCCATATCCTGCCTTATTGCTGCTGAAGGCAACATTCCATAATTATGTTCTACATCCTTCCTGGACTTCCTCTCATTGGGTGTGTTTGTGCGTGAATGAATATCGGTGTTCCTTAGTCAAGCGctcttatgagaaaaaaaaaaaaaattccacggGAAAAGAAGTGGGAAATGACCCGGTCGAGTATTTttgcttctccccttctccctctaaGGGATGTCCTGACGGCCAGTGCCTGGTTTGCCATGCTTCAGATCCCCAAGCACAGGAGTCTTCTAGAACCCTCCGGGTGTCTGGAGCCTAAGTGGGGAACGTGCCCCCAGGGAGTTCTCAGCCAGGTCAAGGCACCACCTGCCAGGCAGGACTTTGCTTCCCTGCCATCTGATGAGCCAGCAGGCAAGAGTGAGAGTTGCCTGGCTGTGTGAGATGCAGAATGCAGGCTGTAAAAAACACAGTCCTCCCCAGGCAGCACGGTGTCACGGAAGGAGCCCTGCACAAAGCGTCCAGAGATGAGCTGGTGGCCCATCATCTCCCTTCCATGCCTATTCTTGATTAGGTAAAATAAGGATCCTGAGCCCTTCTCACATGTTCTACAGCAAGACAGATGGCAAATTCTGGAAATCCCGCTTTCTCCTAGATCCTTAGGGCCT
It includes:
- the BHLHE40 gene encoding class E basic helix-loop-helix protein 40 — translated: MERIPSAQPPPACLPKAPGLEPGDLPGMDFAHMYQVFKSKRGIKRSEDSKETYKLPHRLIEKKRRDRINECIAQLKDLLPEHLKLTTLGHLEKAVVLELTLKHVKALTNLIDQQQQKIIALQSGLQAGELSGRNVEAGQEMFCSGFQTCAREVLQYLAKHENTRDLKSSQLVTHLHRVVSELLQGGTSRKPSDPAPKAMDFKEKPSSLAKGSEGPGKNCVPVIQRTFAHSSGEQSGSDTDTDSGYGGESEKSDLRGEQPYFKSDHGRRFTMGERIGVIKQESEEPPTKKSRMQLSDDEGHFTGSDLISSPFLGPHPHQPPFCLPFYLIPPSATAYLPMLEKCWYPTSVPVLYPGLNASAAALTSFMNPDKISAPLLMPQRLPSPLPAHPAIDSSALLQALKQIPPLNLETKD